From the Bacillus tuaregi genome, one window contains:
- a CDS encoding EamA family transporter produces the protein MKRNLPPFFVLLAAILWGTTGTTQALAPETAHPIAIGATRLAVGGLFLLTIVFVIGKFNFQGWSMKATLMASLCMALYQPLFFSAVSITGVAIGTVVAIGSAPIFSGLTEWIFLKIRPAKVWWYSTFLAILGCLMLFVNQESVRVDPVGIFLALGAGLSFASYTIISQSLVEKHSSLSVVAVVFTLSAIGLSPFLFLFDMSWLMSFRGVGVSLQLGIIATGIAYFLFSKGLVHVSPSTAVTLSLAEPLTAALLGVFLLGETLTTTSWFGIILLLLGIGLLLWQPKKSISYNQT, from the coding sequence CTTTTTTCGTATTATTGGCCGCCATCCTTTGGGGGACGACGGGAACGACGCAGGCACTGGCTCCTGAAACAGCACACCCGATTGCAATTGGAGCGACTCGCTTAGCTGTAGGAGGGCTGTTTTTATTAACAATTGTATTCGTAATTGGAAAATTCAATTTCCAAGGCTGGTCCATGAAGGCAACGCTAATGGCTTCATTATGCATGGCTTTGTATCAACCTTTGTTTTTCTCAGCTGTTTCCATTACCGGAGTGGCAATTGGGACAGTCGTAGCGATTGGGAGTGCCCCTATTTTCTCAGGTCTCACAGAATGGATTTTTTTGAAGATTCGTCCAGCTAAAGTATGGTGGTACTCTACTTTTCTAGCTATTTTAGGTTGTCTCATGCTGTTTGTGAATCAAGAATCTGTTAGGGTAGACCCTGTTGGGATCTTCTTGGCGCTTGGGGCAGGGCTATCATTTGCTAGTTATACAATTATTAGCCAATCCTTAGTGGAAAAACATTCGTCATTATCAGTCGTAGCCGTGGTTTTCACCCTTAGTGCCATTGGTTTATCGCCATTTTTATTTTTATTTGATATGTCATGGTTGATGAGTTTTCGCGGAGTGGGTGTCAGTCTACAACTTGGAATTATCGCAACGGGGATCGCCTATTTCCTTTTTTCCAAAGGTCTTGTCCATGTTTCTCCATCCACTGCGGTTACCCTTTCGTTAGCAGAACCGTTAACCGCAGCATTATTAGGTGTTTTTCTATTAGGCGAAACCTTAACAACCACCTCGTGGTTCGGGATCATTCTATTGTTGCTGGGAATTGGCCTCTTGTTATGGCAGCCCAAGAAATCTATTAGCTACAACCAAACTTGA